In one window of Dyella thiooxydans DNA:
- a CDS encoding L,D-transpeptidase family protein, translating to MPSPRRPHLSIALLLALLLWPAAALQAATRYFWHPEIAPAGPVVVIVSLDEQSIYVYRNGVAIGAGPISSGKPGYETPPGVYSILQKEREHRSNLYDDAPMPYMQRLTWDGVALHGGVLPGHPASHGCVRLPPAFAEKLFAVTQRGGIVVVSDSKVSPAPIVHPAAVAPIDLTGAPMAVPGEGDDTLTLAPGGALGVVVSTYDQRVYVLRNGVLVGQAPLSTAPGEIPEGTLLYVMTGQAEAGGDDRPTLPRWSAYRILGEGPVPDPATMAAQIHVPGGFGQRLRDAMVPGTTVLVTDLPGLGGDEKAPYAKLLEAVSPAPATAKPVTPRESR from the coding sequence ATGCCCTCCCCGCGCCGGCCCCACCTGTCGATCGCACTGCTGCTCGCCCTGCTGCTGTGGCCGGCGGCGGCGTTGCAGGCTGCCACGCGCTATTTCTGGCATCCGGAAATTGCACCTGCCGGCCCGGTGGTGGTGATCGTCAGCCTCGACGAGCAGTCGATCTACGTGTATCGCAATGGCGTGGCGATCGGCGCAGGCCCGATCAGCTCCGGCAAACCGGGGTACGAGACGCCCCCCGGCGTCTACAGCATCCTGCAGAAGGAGCGCGAGCATCGCTCCAACCTCTACGACGATGCGCCGATGCCGTACATGCAGCGGCTGACCTGGGACGGCGTCGCGCTGCACGGCGGCGTGCTTCCCGGGCATCCGGCCTCCCACGGCTGCGTGCGGTTGCCGCCGGCCTTCGCCGAGAAGCTGTTTGCCGTGACCCAGCGTGGCGGCATCGTCGTCGTATCCGACAGCAAGGTATCGCCGGCGCCGATCGTGCACCCCGCCGCGGTGGCACCGATCGACCTGACCGGCGCACCGATGGCCGTGCCCGGCGAGGGCGACGATACGCTCACCCTGGCGCCGGGAGGCGCGTTGGGCGTGGTGGTCAGCACTTACGACCAGCGGGTCTATGTGCTGCGCAATGGCGTGCTGGTGGGTCAGGCGCCGCTGTCGACGGCTCCGGGCGAGATTCCCGAGGGCACGCTGCTCTACGTGATGACCGGTCAGGCGGAAGCCGGCGGTGACGACCGGCCGACACTGCCCCGCTGGTCGGCCTATCGCATCCTGGGCGAAGGCCCTGTGCCGGATCCCGCAACGATGGCCGCGCAGATACATGTGCCGGGCGGGTTCGGGCAGCGGCTGCGCGACGCCATGGTGCCGGGGACAACGGTGCTGGTCACCGACCTGCCCGGTCTGGGGGGCGACGAGAAGGCCCCCTACGCCAAGCTGCTCGAAGCGGTCTCCCCCGCCCCGGCGACCGCGAAGCCCGTCACGCCGCGCGAAAGTCGCTGA
- a CDS encoding murein L,D-transpeptidase catalytic domain family protein, whose translation MPYFAPRTLVRRVLPVVALLLGLSPASHAAAPGDLASALVRAAPAADPHVIALATRALQCVQKAMPARTLSVIDYSRPSTQPRLWVFDLTHRTLLFKELVAHGRNSGDNLASHFSNAPGSLMSSLGTFVTDGTYVGHNGYSLRLKGLDEGFNDNAESRAIVIHGAGYVSPLFASSEGRLGRSWGCPAVRRGVAKRLIDTIKDRSVVFAYYPDPKWLKQSSTLGDCGSEVTAGLDRATGPRRALLSP comes from the coding sequence ATGCCGTACTTTGCCCCTCGCACCCTGGTGCGTCGCGTGCTTCCTGTTGTTGCCCTGCTGCTCGGCCTCTCGCCCGCATCCCATGCGGCGGCGCCCGGCGACCTTGCGAGCGCGCTGGTCCGGGCTGCGCCGGCGGCCGATCCACACGTGATCGCGTTGGCGACCCGCGCGTTGCAGTGCGTGCAGAAGGCGATGCCCGCTCGCACGCTCAGCGTGATCGACTATTCGCGCCCGTCCACCCAGCCGCGACTGTGGGTGTTCGACCTGACTCACCGCACCCTGCTGTTCAAGGAGCTCGTGGCGCACGGCCGCAACAGCGGAGACAACCTGGCCTCGCATTTCTCCAATGCGCCGGGCAGCCTGATGTCCAGCCTCGGCACCTTCGTCACGGACGGCACCTACGTGGGCCACAACGGCTATTCGCTGCGTCTGAAGGGGCTTGACGAGGGCTTCAACGACAACGCCGAAAGCCGCGCCATCGTGATCCACGGGGCGGGTTATGTCAGTCCCCTGTTCGCCTCTTCCGAAGGGCGCCTGGGGCGCAGCTGGGGCTGCCCGGCGGTGCGACGGGGCGTAGCCAAGCGGCTGATCGACACGATCAAGGATCGTTCGGTGGTCTTTGCCTACTACCCCGATCCCAAGTGGCTGAAGCAGTCCTCCACGCTGGGGGATTGCGGTTCCGAGGTGACTGCCGGCCTCGACCGGGCGACCGGCCCGCGCCGGGCGCTGCTCAGCCCCTGA
- a CDS encoding universal stress protein, with the protein MLDLIINLDRLEDDTPACVVGLAAARQLDAFATGIHVVAVYPPVMAMPEALAMLDTEERSAQTFAAQWAALCARHGVKGEWEVIRGAYVPILAKRSRLAQFIVTELPVRNPDAPIGFDNITRTLFDDASPMLLVPETWRGTGAPDRILVAWNGSGEAAGAVKAALPLLKRASKVLVLDGERTGLPGLSPPALPLRAWLGRQGVAVEWQRFDRGANVGKALLETAREIEADLLVMGAWGRSRLSELALGGATRHVLDHAHLPLLMAH; encoded by the coding sequence ATGCTCGACCTGATCATCAACCTCGACCGCCTCGAGGACGACACGCCGGCCTGCGTGGTCGGCCTGGCCGCGGCCCGTCAACTGGACGCCTTCGCCACCGGCATCCACGTGGTGGCGGTGTATCCGCCGGTGATGGCCATGCCCGAGGCACTGGCGATGCTCGATACCGAAGAACGTTCGGCGCAGACCTTCGCCGCGCAATGGGCGGCGCTGTGCGCGCGGCATGGCGTGAAAGGGGAGTGGGAGGTGATCCGCGGCGCCTATGTGCCGATCCTCGCCAAGCGCTCACGGCTGGCGCAGTTCATCGTCACCGAGTTGCCCGTGCGCAACCCGGATGCGCCGATCGGCTTCGACAACATCACCCGCACCCTGTTCGACGATGCCTCGCCCATGCTGCTGGTACCGGAAACCTGGCGCGGCACCGGCGCGCCGGATCGCATCCTGGTGGCCTGGAACGGGTCCGGCGAGGCGGCCGGTGCGGTCAAGGCGGCGTTGCCGTTGCTCAAGCGGGCAAGCAAGGTGCTCGTGCTGGACGGCGAGCGCACCGGCCTGCCGGGTCTGTCTCCGCCGGCGCTGCCACTGCGGGCCTGGCTGGGACGGCAGGGTGTGGCGGTCGAATGGCAGCGCTTCGACAGGGGTGCCAACGTCGGCAAGGCCCTGCTCGAGACGGCCCGGGAGATCGAGGCGGACCTGCTGGTGATGGGCGCCTGGGGGCGCTCACGCCTGAGCGAGCTGGCCCTCGGTGGCGCAACCCGGCACGTGCTCGACCACGCCCATCTGCCGCTGTTGATGGCGCACTGA
- a CDS encoding universal stress protein, with protein MFKHILVPTDGSELSIRAATTAIDLARTCGARILALHVVPPFHTISYMAEMLAATELAYTQESIARAERFLAEVRDRAAKAGVPCDSRYLLDEQPHKVIARVAGENHCDLIVMGSHGWRGLNRLLLGSETQKVLLTAEPPVLVCH; from the coding sequence ATGTTCAAGCACATCCTGGTTCCCACCGACGGATCGGAGCTCTCCATCCGTGCGGCCACCACGGCCATCGACCTCGCCCGCACCTGCGGCGCGCGCATCCTCGCCCTGCACGTGGTGCCGCCCTTCCACACGATCTCCTACATGGCCGAGATGCTTGCGGCCACCGAGCTGGCTTACACGCAGGAGTCGATCGCGCGCGCGGAACGCTTTCTTGCCGAGGTCCGCGATCGTGCCGCCAAGGCCGGCGTACCGTGCGACAGCCGCTATCTGCTGGACGAGCAGCCGCACAAGGTGATCGCGCGGGTCGCCGGCGAGAACCACTGCGACCTGATCGTGATGGGCTCGCACGGCTGGCGCGGGCTGAACCGCCTGCTGCTGGGCAGCGAGACGCAGAAGGTGCTGCTGACCGCCGAGCCGCCCGTACTGGTCTGCCATTGA
- a CDS encoding cation-translocating P-type ATPase, with the protein MRAEGIPSTAPDGDGDGDGSRAGLDPAEAARRLRRDGPNALPGGEHRPLWRTLASVLAEPMLLMLLAAGGIYLALGDRAEAAFLMGSVLVVIGITLAQEHRTQRALEALRDLSAPRALVLRGGQRVRIAAIEVVVGDLLVLHEGDRIAADASLLEGQLDVDESLLTGEAVPVNKLVGTAPAPLFASTVVTRGRGLARVIATGARTRVGGIGLALASAVEPPSRLQRSSRRLIRTMTVAGLLVAGTYALLLWSWDGLGVLPSVLAGVALSMALLPEEIPVVLTVFLALGAWRIARQQVLTRRMPAVETLGAITVLAADKTGTLTRNRMEVAELAIDGSHYDAATDGPLDEPFHALVEFAMLATPAQPFDPMELAIQAFGRSLLAGTEHVHADWLPVAEYGLSPEILAMTRVYPERAPDRHLLATKGAPEAVADLCHLAEPDLADLRATVAAMAGRGLRVLGVARGHWRGDARPASQHDFDFEFLGLVGLLDPPRSEVPAALAECRAAGVRVIMLTGDHPLTAQAIGHRVGLADQPVVLTGGDIDAMDDVTLTARLRDTDICARVMPEQKLRLVRCLQAGGEVVGMTGDGVNDAPALRAADVGIAMGERGTDVAREAAALVLLDDSFASIVAAIRQGRRIDDNVRRATRFIFAVHVPVVALALVPALAHWPVLLMPVNIVLLELLIDPACSVVFEADPAADTVMRRPPRRAADSPFAPRQLLRGLLQGAGLAAILLAGFGLLQDTVGPVQARTGTFLALLLSVFLLTLANRARHRAGAGNPWLLPMFAALLAMIVLALGVPWLRHVMAMAWPAAATWLGMAAMLAAAAAWLALLRRHASPPSD; encoded by the coding sequence ATGAGGGCGGAGGGCATTCCGTCCACGGCTCCGGACGGCGACGGCGACGGCGACGGTAGCCGCGCCGGCCTCGACCCGGCGGAGGCGGCGCGGCGATTGCGGCGCGACGGCCCGAACGCCCTGCCCGGCGGCGAACACCGGCCGCTGTGGCGCACGCTGGCCAGCGTGCTGGCCGAGCCGATGCTGCTGATGCTGCTGGCCGCCGGCGGCATCTACCTGGCCCTCGGCGACCGCGCCGAGGCCGCCTTCCTGATGGGTTCGGTGCTGGTGGTGATCGGCATCACGCTGGCCCAGGAGCACCGCACCCAGCGGGCCCTCGAAGCGCTGCGCGACCTGTCTGCGCCGCGCGCGCTGGTCCTGCGCGGCGGACAGCGGGTCCGCATCGCCGCGATCGAGGTGGTGGTGGGCGACCTGCTGGTGCTGCACGAGGGCGACCGCATCGCCGCCGATGCCTCGTTGCTGGAAGGCCAGCTCGATGTCGACGAGTCGCTGCTCACCGGTGAGGCCGTTCCGGTGAACAAGCTGGTCGGCACCGCCCCCGCGCCGCTGTTCGCCAGCACCGTGGTGACCCGCGGCCGCGGCCTTGCCCGCGTCATCGCCACCGGTGCGCGCACCCGGGTCGGCGGCATCGGCCTGGCGCTGGCCAGCGCGGTGGAACCGCCCTCGCGCCTGCAGCGGTCCTCGCGCCGGCTGATCCGCACGATGACCGTCGCCGGCCTGCTGGTCGCCGGCACCTACGCGTTGCTGCTGTGGTCGTGGGACGGCCTGGGCGTGCTGCCCAGCGTGCTGGCCGGCGTCGCGCTGAGCATGGCGCTGCTGCCGGAGGAGATCCCGGTGGTGCTCACCGTGTTCCTGGCGCTCGGCGCCTGGCGCATCGCCCGCCAGCAGGTACTGACGCGGCGCATGCCGGCGGTGGAGACGCTGGGTGCGATCACCGTGCTTGCGGCCGACAAGACCGGCACGCTGACCCGCAACCGCATGGAGGTTGCCGAGCTGGCCATCGACGGCAGCCACTACGACGCGGCGACGGACGGTCCGCTGGACGAGCCGTTCCACGCGCTGGTCGAGTTCGCCATGCTGGCCACGCCGGCGCAGCCGTTCGACCCGATGGAGCTGGCGATCCAGGCGTTCGGCCGGAGCCTGCTCGCCGGCACCGAACACGTGCATGCCGACTGGCTGCCGGTCGCCGAGTACGGCCTCAGTCCAGAGATCCTGGCGATGACCCGGGTGTACCCGGAGCGCGCGCCCGACCGCCACCTGCTTGCGACCAAAGGGGCACCCGAGGCGGTCGCCGACCTCTGCCACCTGGCCGAACCCGATCTCGCCGACCTGCGCGCGACCGTGGCGGCGATGGCCGGACGCGGCCTGCGCGTGCTCGGCGTGGCCCGCGGCCACTGGCGCGGAGACGCCCGCCCGGCCAGCCAGCACGATTTCGACTTCGAATTCCTCGGCCTCGTCGGCCTGCTGGATCCACCGCGCAGCGAGGTGCCGGCGGCGCTGGCCGAATGTCGTGCGGCGGGCGTCCGCGTGATCATGCTCACCGGCGACCATCCGCTCACCGCGCAGGCGATCGGCCACCGCGTCGGCCTCGCCGACCAGCCGGTGGTGCTGACCGGCGGCGACATCGACGCGATGGACGACGTCACCCTGACTGCGCGCCTGCGCGACACCGACATCTGCGCCCGGGTCATGCCCGAGCAGAAGCTGCGGCTGGTGCGCTGCCTGCAGGCCGGCGGCGAGGTGGTGGGCATGACCGGCGACGGCGTCAACGATGCGCCCGCACTGCGGGCAGCCGATGTCGGCATCGCGATGGGCGAGCGCGGCACCGACGTGGCGCGCGAGGCGGCGGCGCTGGTGCTGCTGGACGACAGCTTCGCCAGCATCGTGGCGGCGATCCGGCAGGGGCGTCGCATCGACGACAACGTGCGCCGCGCCACCCGCTTCATCTTCGCCGTGCACGTGCCGGTGGTGGCGCTGGCGCTGGTGCCGGCCCTGGCGCACTGGCCGGTATTGCTGATGCCGGTGAACATTGTATTGCTGGAGCTGCTGATCGATCCGGCCTGCTCGGTGGTGTTCGAGGCCGACCCGGCCGCCGACACGGTGATGCGCCGCCCGCCGCGCCGGGCCGCCGACTCGCCGTTCGCCCCCCGCCAGCTGCTGCGCGGGTTGCTGCAGGGCGCCGGCCTCGCGGCGATCCTGCTCGCGGGCTTCGGCCTGCTGCAGGACACCGTGGGACCGGTCCAGGCGCGCACCGGCACCTTCCTCGCCCTGCTGCTGTCGGTATTCCTGCTGACGCTCGCCAACCGCGCGCGCCACCGTGCGGGGGCCGGCAACCCCTGGCTGCTGCCGATGTTCGCCGCCCTGCTGGCGATGATCGTGCTGGCGCTAGGCGTGCCGTGGCTGCGCCATGTGATGGCGATGGCCTGGCCCGCAGCGGCCACGTGGCTCGGCATGGCGGCGATGCTGGCGGCAGCCGCCGCATGGCTGGCGCTGCTGCGTCGTCACGCCTCGCCGCCGAGCGACTGA
- the cydD gene encoding thiol reductant ABC exporter subunit CydD → MSAASDLPRPEVWLKSFRSRVRAPLRQATALGLVNGLLLVAQAWLAAWAINAGVMHRAPLARLWPALAVLPVVFALRFALARAAERVAFRAGAIVRRTLRADLLDHLQRLGPAWLQRQARGDLVTRVVGGVEAMEGYYARYLPTMGMTALLPLAILVAVFPADWISALVMLVSAPLIPFFMWMIGKGTEELNQKQWRVLAFLGARFLDTLQGLTTLKLFGASRREAAVVAQVSDDYRRSTMQVLRVAFLSSVVLEFLATVSIAVVAVLVGFRLMWGELAFLPGLFALLLAPEFFGPLRNMGTVYHLRMEAIGAAERMVQVFAEPVPERRPGTGAAPSAAPSLSFEATGFAYPDGTVALDGCRFTAPAGQVTAIVGASGAGKSTVLHLLLGFIGCTDGRITVGDVDLAEIAETDWLARVGWVPQRAHLFEGSVADNLRLARPDADDARLREAARAAGAEAFIDALPQGFDTPLGERGANLSGGQVQRLALARAFLKDAPVLLLDEPTAHLDTHSQRAVIEAIERLARGRTVLLVTHRLHALALADHVVLLDDGRVVEQGPPESLRAADGPFARLLAAAAVSA, encoded by the coding sequence GTGTCCGCCGCCTCCGACCTGCCGCGCCCCGAAGTCTGGCTGAAAAGCTTCCGTTCCCGGGTTCGTGCACCGCTGCGCCAGGCGACCGCACTCGGTCTCGTCAACGGACTGCTGCTGGTCGCCCAGGCCTGGCTGGCGGCGTGGGCGATCAATGCCGGCGTGATGCACCGCGCGCCACTAGCCCGGCTGTGGCCGGCGCTGGCGGTCCTGCCGGTGGTGTTCGCACTGCGTTTCGCGCTGGCGCGCGCGGCCGAGCGCGTCGCCTTCCGCGCCGGCGCCATCGTGCGCCGCACGCTGCGCGCCGACCTGCTGGACCACCTGCAGCGGCTGGGACCGGCGTGGCTGCAACGGCAGGCGCGCGGCGATCTGGTCACCCGCGTCGTCGGCGGCGTGGAGGCGATGGAGGGCTACTACGCGCGCTACCTGCCGACCATGGGCATGACCGCGCTGCTGCCGCTGGCGATCCTGGTCGCGGTGTTTCCCGCCGACTGGATCTCGGCGCTGGTGATGCTGGTCAGCGCGCCGCTGATCCCGTTCTTCATGTGGATGATCGGCAAGGGCACCGAGGAGCTGAACCAGAAGCAGTGGCGCGTGCTGGCGTTCCTCGGGGCGCGCTTCCTGGACACCCTGCAGGGCCTGACCACGCTCAAGCTGTTCGGTGCCAGCCGGCGCGAGGCGGCCGTGGTGGCGCAGGTGTCCGACGACTACCGGCGCAGCACCATGCAGGTGCTGCGCGTGGCGTTCCTGTCGTCGGTGGTGCTGGAGTTCCTCGCCACGGTGAGCATCGCCGTGGTCGCCGTGCTGGTGGGCTTCCGCCTGATGTGGGGCGAACTGGCCTTCCTGCCCGGCCTGTTCGCCCTGCTGCTGGCACCGGAGTTCTTCGGCCCGTTGCGCAACATGGGCACGGTCTACCACCTGCGCATGGAAGCCATCGGTGCGGCGGAGCGGATGGTGCAGGTCTTCGCCGAACCCGTCCCGGAGCGACGACCCGGAACGGGGGCGGCCCCTTCCGCAGCGCCGTCGCTGTCATTCGAAGCCACGGGCTTCGCCTATCCCGACGGCACCGTCGCCCTGGACGGCTGCCGTTTCACCGCACCCGCCGGCCAGGTGACCGCGATCGTCGGTGCCAGCGGCGCCGGCAAGAGCACCGTGCTGCACCTGTTGCTCGGGTTCATCGGATGCACTGACGGTCGCATCACGGTCGGTGATGTCGACCTGGCGGAGATCGCCGAAACCGACTGGCTGGCGCGCGTCGGCTGGGTGCCGCAGCGTGCGCACCTGTTCGAGGGCAGCGTGGCCGACAACCTGCGACTGGCCCGCCCCGATGCCGATGATGCCCGGCTGCGCGAGGCCGCCCGCGCCGCTGGCGCCGAGGCCTTCATCGACGCGCTGCCGCAGGGCTTTGACACGCCGCTCGGCGAGCGCGGCGCCAACCTGTCCGGTGGACAGGTGCAGCGACTCGCGCTGGCCCGCGCCTTCCTGAAGGACGCGCCGGTGCTGCTGCTGGACGAGCCGACCGCCCATCTGGACACGCACAGTCAGCGGGCGGTGATCGAAGCGATCGAGCGGCTGGCCCGCGGCCGCACCGTGCTGCTGGTGACCCATCGCTTGCACGCGCTGGCGCTGGCCGACCACGTGGTGCTGCTCGACGACGGACGGGTGGTCGAACAGGGCCCGCCGGAGTCGCTGCGCGCGGCCGATGGTCCGTTCGCACGCCTGCTGGCCGCCGCCGCGGTGTCCGCATGA
- the cydC gene encoding thiol reductant ABC exporter subunit CydC produces the protein MRRRADRAQGRADLRRLWVLFRPYRAWMAGGALLALAALLANVGLLAVSGHFIAAMALAGAAGVTLNYFTPAALIRAFALTRTGGRYLERLVTHEATFRLLAQLRVWFYEHLEPLAPARLQSLRAADLLSRIQADIDTLNQVYLRLFVPVVVAALGSLAIVAVMAIFSVPVALGTALGLALAGVALPAWLRHRGEAAGARAVQTRAALRNAVADALAGAAELRVYGAEHAWHERVQQLSDDLLADQRRLSELAGFSAGAVGLCANLALWWAVIAAAPAVAAGTIAPAQLAMLALFAMAAFEAVTPLPLAFQMLGEQLAAARRIFAVVDAEPAVAAPDRPSPAPRDASVRFERVRFRYDVDRPWVLDGFDLALAPGSRTALVGASGAGKSSVLQLLARFRDFQDGQVLLGGEPLRDFAPDDARACFAVVSQDAYLFNGTVLDNLLLARPDAGEAAIVAACRAAQVHEVIEALPEAYHTTLGEAGMRLSGGQARRLAIARALLKDAPILLLDEPTEGLDAATARALHDSLAVAMAGRTVLLITHQLGTLAGLVDEVAVLDGGRIVQRGRPDDLMRQPGPFLDLQDVLG, from the coding sequence ATGAGGCGCCGCGCCGACCGCGCCCAAGGACGTGCCGACCTGCGCCGGCTGTGGGTGCTGTTCCGCCCCTACCGCGCATGGATGGCCGGCGGCGCCCTGCTGGCGCTGGCCGCCCTGCTCGCCAACGTCGGCCTGCTGGCAGTGTCCGGCCACTTCATTGCGGCGATGGCGCTGGCCGGGGCGGCCGGCGTCACGCTGAACTACTTCACCCCGGCCGCGCTGATCCGCGCCTTCGCGCTGACCCGCACCGGCGGCCGCTACCTGGAGCGGCTGGTCACCCACGAGGCTACCTTCCGCCTGCTGGCGCAGCTGCGGGTGTGGTTCTACGAACACCTCGAGCCACTGGCCCCGGCACGCCTGCAGTCCCTGCGCGCCGCCGACCTGCTGTCGCGCATCCAGGCCGACATCGACACGCTCAACCAGGTCTATCTGCGCCTGTTCGTGCCGGTGGTGGTGGCCGCACTCGGCAGCCTGGCGATCGTCGCGGTGATGGCCATCTTCAGCGTGCCGGTCGCGCTGGGTACAGCGCTGGGGCTTGCGCTCGCAGGGGTGGCCTTGCCGGCCTGGCTGCGGCATCGCGGCGAAGCGGCCGGCGCCCGCGCCGTGCAGACCCGCGCTGCCCTGCGCAACGCGGTGGCCGATGCCCTCGCCGGAGCCGCCGAACTGCGCGTGTACGGCGCGGAGCACGCCTGGCATGAACGCGTGCAGCAGCTCTCCGACGACCTGCTCGCCGACCAGCGCCGGCTGAGCGAACTGGCCGGATTTTCCGCCGGCGCCGTCGGCCTGTGCGCCAACCTGGCGCTGTGGTGGGCGGTGATCGCCGCGGCACCCGCGGTGGCCGCCGGCACGATCGCACCGGCGCAGCTGGCGATGCTGGCACTGTTCGCCATGGCCGCCTTCGAGGCGGTGACGCCGCTGCCGCTGGCGTTCCAGATGCTGGGCGAGCAGCTCGCCGCGGCACGACGCATTTTTGCCGTGGTGGACGCCGAGCCGGCCGTGGCCGCGCCGGACCGGCCATCGCCCGCACCGCGCGATGCCAGCGTGCGCTTCGAACGCGTGCGCTTCCGCTACGACGTGGACCGCCCCTGGGTGCTGGACGGTTTCGACCTGGCGCTCGCGCCCGGCTCGCGCACCGCGCTGGTCGGTGCCAGCGGTGCCGGCAAGAGCAGCGTGCTGCAGCTGCTGGCCCGTTTCCGCGACTTCCAGGACGGCCAGGTACTGCTCGGCGGCGAGCCGTTGCGGGACTTCGCCCCGGACGACGCACGCGCCTGCTTCGCGGTGGTCTCGCAGGACGCCTACCTGTTCAACGGCACGGTGCTGGACAACCTGCTGCTGGCGCGGCCGGATGCCGGCGAAGCGGCTATCGTGGCGGCCTGCCGCGCGGCGCAGGTGCACGAGGTGATCGAAGCCCTTCCCGAGGCCTACCACACCACGCTCGGCGAAGCCGGCATGCGCCTGTCCGGTGGCCAGGCGCGCCGGTTGGCGATCGCCCGCGCGCTGCTCAAGGATGCCCCGATCCTGCTGCTGGACGAGCCCACCGAGGGCCTCGATGCCGCCACTGCCCGCGCGCTCCACGACTCGCTGGCCGTCGCCATGGCCGGCCGCACCGTGCTGCTGATCACCCACCAGCTCGGCACGCTGGCCGGTCTGGTCGACGAGGTGGCCGTGCTGGACGGCGGGCGCATCGTGCAGCGCGGCCGGCCCGACGACCTGATGCGGCAACCCGGCCCCTTCCTCGACCTGCAGGACGTACTGGGCTGA
- the cydB gene encoding cytochrome d ubiquinol oxidase subunit II: MELYFGLKVLWWLVLGVLLMGLAIMVGMDMGVGTLLRFVGRDDNERRVCLNAIGPHWDGNQVWFILGGGAIFAAFPLIYATAFSGLYVVMLLLLWTMIVRPLGFEYRSKLPSATWRNAWDWALLVSGAVPMIIYGAAMGNMLQGVPFHFDWDMRSYYTGSFVSLLNPFAVLCGLLSLSLSIYMGGVMLMGRAGGAVAPRARKAAMGAAIAAIVLFTLGGIWVSFLPGFVLEHAPAPGLPQNPLQQQASVVAGGLLANYRSQPLLWAVPALGYAGMLLGLLAVRGRRSTLAWWLGAGAWIGVIGTVGAALFPFLMPSSSEPSQSLTLWNSVSSQTTLLWATGFAAVFVPLVVWYTSWAFWVMRGEVDAAAIQHDEHAY; encoded by the coding sequence ATGGAACTCTATTTCGGACTCAAGGTGCTGTGGTGGCTTGTGCTCGGCGTGCTGCTGATGGGGCTGGCGATCATGGTCGGCATGGACATGGGCGTGGGCACGCTGCTGCGCTTCGTCGGTCGTGACGACAACGAACGTCGGGTCTGCCTCAACGCGATCGGTCCGCACTGGGACGGTAACCAGGTGTGGTTCATCCTCGGCGGCGGCGCGATCTTCGCCGCGTTCCCGCTGATCTACGCCACGGCGTTTTCCGGCCTGTACGTGGTGATGCTGCTGCTGCTGTGGACGATGATCGTGCGTCCGCTCGGCTTCGAGTACCGCAGCAAGCTGCCTTCGGCCACCTGGCGCAACGCCTGGGACTGGGCGCTGCTGGTCAGCGGCGCGGTGCCGATGATCATCTACGGCGCCGCGATGGGGAACATGCTGCAGGGCGTGCCGTTCCACTTCGACTGGGACATGCGCTCGTACTACACCGGCAGCTTCGTGTCCCTGCTCAATCCGTTCGCCGTGCTGTGCGGCCTGCTGTCGCTCTCGCTGTCGATCTACATGGGCGGCGTGATGCTGATGGGGCGCGCCGGCGGCGCCGTCGCACCCCGCGCGCGCAAGGCGGCGATGGGCGCGGCGATCGCGGCGATCGTGCTGTTCACGCTCGGTGGCATCTGGGTGTCGTTCCTGCCGGGCTTCGTGCTCGAGCATGCGCCGGCGCCCGGTCTACCGCAGAACCCGCTGCAGCAGCAGGCGAGCGTGGTGGCCGGCGGGCTGCTGGCCAACTACCGCAGCCAGCCGCTGCTGTGGGCGGTACCGGCGCTCGGCTATGCCGGTATGTTGCTGGGCCTGCTGGCCGTGCGCGGCAGGCGGTCCACGCTGGCCTGGTGGCTGGGTGCGGGCGCCTGGATCGGCGTGATCGGCACGGTGGGCGCGGCACTGTTCCCGTTCCTGATGCCGTCCAGCAGCGAGCCGTCGCAGAGCCTGACGCTGTGGAATTCGGTGTCGAGCCAGACCACGCTGCTGTGGGCGACCGGGTTTGCCGCGGTGTTCGTGCCGCTGGTGGTCTGGTACACCAGCTGGGCGTTCTGGGTGATGCGCGGCGAGGTCGATGCCGCGGCCATCCAGCATGACGAACACGCGTACTGA